A stretch of the Argentina anserina chromosome 6, drPotAnse1.1, whole genome shotgun sequence genome encodes the following:
- the LOC126799532 gene encoding uncharacterized protein LOC126799532, protein MLRKWVSLVLIFVILSGGFSSVSATPPPAKIVTGIVSNVVSALVKWLWSLKSTTKTSTAVSGRSMVKFEGGYTVDTVFDGSKLGIEPHSVEVSPSGDLLVLDSENSNIYKISTPLSIYSRPKLIAGSPEGYWGHVDGRTREARMNHPKGMTMDDRGNIYIADTMNMAIRKISDAGVTTIAGGKWGRGGGHVDGPSEDAKFSSDFDVVYIGSSCSLLVIDRGNQAIREIQLHYDDCADHHDGSFHLGVAVLLAAAFFGYMLALLQRRVQAIFSSGDDQTTAAIKRAASMTQYQMPPKSVRPPLIPTEYEPEKPDDGFFGSLGKMFLNSGSSVGEIVGGLFSSGRRKSIHYQTQQQYHQSQRSSNPWPAQDSFVIPDDEPPPSLETRTPTPKKTYPVMTKELENPRHSKQSRAYYNSWDGEYNQQQQHQMQMQMQMQIQQQQQHQMHLQMQRHQQQQQKQQQHHHRHYSSNPKTYYERSSETNEIVFGAVQEQGGRREAVVIKAVDYSNPTYNHYNIRPRGNYTDYSSPGY, encoded by the exons ATGTTGAGgaaatgggtttccttggtTCTGATATTTGTGATTCTCTCTGGGGGCTTCTCATCAGTTTCAGCTACACCTCCTCCTGCAA aaattgtaaCTGGGATTGTCTCCAATGTGGTGTCTGCTCTTGTTAAATGGCTCTGGTCACTGAAATCCACCACCAAAACCAGCACAG CTGTTTCTGGCCGTTCAATGGTGAAATTTGAGGGTGGATATACTGTGGATACGGTTTTTGATGGAAGTAAGCTTGGGATTGAACCACACTCAGTTGAAGTATCCCCAAGTGGGGATCTTCTGGTTTTGGATTCTGAGAACAGTAACATTTACAAGATCTCAACACCATTATCTATAT ATAGCCGGCCCAAGCTCATAGCCGGGTCACCTGAAGGCTACTGGGGGCATGTAGATGGGAGGACAAGAGAAGCAAGAATGAACCACCCCAAAGGAATGACTATGGATGACAGAGGAAATATCTATATTGCAGACACAATGAATATGGCTATCAGGAAGATAAGTGATGCTG GGGTTACCACTATTGCTGGTGGAAAATGGGGCCGAGGAGGTGGTCATGTTGATGGTCCAAGTGAAGATGCAAAGTTTTCTAGTGATTTTGATGTGGTTTATATTGGAAGTAGCTGCTCTCTTTTGGTTATAGATAGAGGAAACCAGGCAATTCGCGAGATCCAACTCCACTATGATGACTGTGCTGACCACCATGATGGTAGTTTCCACTTAG GGGTGGCAGTGTTGCTTGCTGCTGCTTTCTTTGGTTACATGCTGGCATTGTTGCAGCGTCGAGTGCAAGCAATATTTTCATCAGGAGAT GATCAAACAACTGCTGCTATAAAGAGAGCTGCATCTATGACTCAATACCAGATGCCTCCTAAATCTGTTAGGCCCCCTTTAATTCCAACTGAATATGAACCCGAAAAACCAGATGATGGTTTCTTTGGTTCACTTGGGAAGATGTTTCTCAACAGTGGTTCGTCTGTTGGTGAAATTGTTGGGGGATTATTTTCATCAGGTAGAAGAAAGTCCATCCATTATCAGACTCAACAGCAGTATCATCAATCTCAGAGAAGTTCAAATCCATGGCCGGCGCAAGACAGCTTTGTGATTCCAGATGATGAGCCTCCTCCATCCCTAGAAACGAGAACCCCTACTCCAAAGAAAACCTACCCAGTCATGACTAAAGAACTGGAGAACCCTCGCCATTCCAAGCAAAGTCGAGCTTACTATAATTCATGGGATGGTGAATATAACCAACAGCAACAACATCAAATGCAAATGCAAATGCAAATGCAGAtacagcaacaacaacaacaccagATGCATTTGCAGATGCAGCGCCACCAGCAACAACAGCAGAAGCAACAGCAGCATCATCATAGGCATTACTCATCAAACCCAAAGACATACTATGAGAGGAGCAGTGAGACTAATGAGATTGTGTTTGGGGCAGTTCAAGAACAAGGTGGACGTCGTGAAGCTGTGGTGATAAAGGCTGTAGATTATTCTAATCCTACGTATAATCACTATAACATACGACCACGGGGCAATTATACTGACTATAGTTCCCCTGGTTATTGA
- the LOC126799525 gene encoding potassium transporter 8-like: MDLEGVIRTRPNKRDSWRTVLTLAYQSLGVVYGDLSTSPLYVYKSTFAEDIVHSETNEEIYGVLSFVFWTLTLIPLVKYVFIVLRADDNGEGGTFALYSLLSRHARVSSLPNCQLADEELSEYHKDGIVASSNNSYGSSLKSTLEKHKVLQKVLLVLALIGTCMVIGDGVLTPAISVFSAVSGLELSMSKEQHRYVEVPVACVILVFLFAIQHYGTHRVGFLFAPVVILWLLCISSIGLYNIFHWNPHVYQALSPYYMYKFLKKTQRGGWMSLGGILLCITGSEAMFADLGHFSQLSIQIAFTFVVYPSLILAYMGQAAYLSKHHVIETDYRIGFYESVPEKIRWPVLAIAILAAVVGSQAIITGTFSIIKQCSALGCFPRVKIIHTSSKIHGQIYIPEVNWTLMLLTLAVTIGFRDTKSMGNASGLAVITVMLVTTCLMSLVIVLCWHKNIFLAICFILFFGSIEALYFSASLIKFREGAWVPIALSLIFLMVMYVWHYGTFKKYEFDVQNKVSINWLLSLGPTLGIVRVRGIGLIHTELVSGIPAIFSHFVTNLPAFHQVVVFLCIKSVPVPHVKPDERFLVGRVGPREYRLYRCIARYGYRDVHKDDTEFEKDLICSIAEFIRSDKPECGVKLETLEDDEKLAVVGTSSSNLDGVRLSVDETDFSEVPSTSELKEIRLTTEKVRKRVRFVVPETPQIDRDAADELQELMEAREAGMAFILGHSYVKAKRGSSLIKRLVINFGYDFLRRNFRGPTYALSIPHASTLEVGMVYHV; this comes from the exons ATGGATCTGGAGGGTGTGATCCGTACCCGTCCAAATAAG AGAGATTCATGGAGGACAGTTTTGACATTGGCTTATCAGAGCTTGGGAGTTGTCTATGGAGATTTGAGCACTTCTCCTTTATATGTCTACAAGAGCACTTTTGCAGAGGACATTGTCCATTCAGAGACCAATGAGGAGATTTATGGAGTTCTGTCCTTTGTGTTCTGGACACTAACACTGATCCCACTTGTGAAATATGTGTTTATTGTGCTTAGAGCTGATGACAATGGCGAAGGTGGGACTTTTGCTTTGTATTCATTACTGTCTCGGCATGCTCGAGTTAGCTCCTTGCCCAATTGCCAGCTTGCAGATGAGGAGCTATCAGAGTACCACAAAGATGGGATTGTTGCAAGCAGTAACAACTCTTATGGGTCGAGTTTGAAATCGACATTGGAGAAGCACAAAGTGCTGCAGAAGGTGTTGCTTGTTCTGGCTTTGATTGGGACTTGCATGGTAATTGGTGATGGGGTGCTGACACCAGCAATTTCTG TGTTTTCGGCTGTATCAGGATTGGAGCTTTCTATGTCGAAAGAGCAGCACCGGT ATGTTGAAGTCCCAGTTGCATGTGTCATACTCGTATTTCTCTTTGCCATTCAACATTATGGAACCCATCGAGTTGGGTTTCTGTTTGCACCAGTTGTGATTCTATGGCTTCTGTGCATCAGTTCCATTGGTTTATACAACATCTTCCATTGGAATCCCCATGTTTATCAAGCACTCTCTCCATACTACATGTACaaatttcttaaaaagacTCAGAGAGGAGGTTGGATGTCCTTGGGGGGTATACTGCTGTGTATCACAG GCTCGGAAGCAATGTTTGCTGATCTCGGGCACTTCTCACAGTTGTCAATACAG ATTGCTTTCACGTTTGTGGTTTATCCATCATTGATTCTTGCATATATGGGCCAAGCTGCGTACCTCTCTAAGCATCATGTCATAGAAACTGACTACCGCATTGGATTCTATGAATCAGTACCTG AGAAGATAAGATGGCCTGTTTTAGCTATAGCCATACTTGCTGCAGTGGTGGGAAGCCAAGCCATCATAACTGGAACTTTCTCCATAATTAAACAATGTTCTGCTTTGGGTTGCTTTCCAAGGGTCAAAATCATTCACACGTCATCTAAAATTCATGGACAAATTTACATTCCAGAGGTAAACTGGACGTTAATGCTGCTAACCTTGGCTGTTACCATTGGCTTTAGAGACACAAAATCCATGGGCAATGCATCAG GTTTGGCTGTTATAACCGTCATGCTAGTGACTACCTGCCTCATGTCCCTAGTCATAGTCTTGTGCTGGCACAAAAATATCTTTCTGGCAATTTGTTTTATATTATTCTTCGGCTCCATTGAGGCACTCTACTTCTCAGCATCCCTTATAAAGTTTCGTGAAGGGGCTTGGGTTCCCATTGCTCTATCATTAATCTTCTTAATGGTTATGTACGTTTGGCACTATGGTACATTCAAGAAGTATGAGTTTGATGTCCAAAACAAAGTTTCCATCAACTGGCTTCTCAGTCTAGGTCCTACTCTAGGCATTGTTCGTGTCCGTGGAATTGGCCTTATACATACTGAGCTTGTTTCTGGTATCCCAGCTATTTTCTCCCACTTTGTTACCAACCTCCCAGCTTTCCACCAGGTTGTAGTTTTCCTCTGCATCAAATCTGTCCCAGTTCCACATGTCAAACCTGATGAAAGGTTCTTAGTGGGACGAGTTGGTCCAAGGGAGTACAGGCTCTATAGATGTATAGCACGCTATGGTTATCGTGATGTTCACAAGGATGATACGGAGTTTGAGAAAGATCTCATATGTAGTATTGCAGAATTCATACGGTCCGACAAACCAGAATGTGGTGTCAAACTGGAAACATTGGAAGATGATGAGAAATTAGCAGTTGTTGGAACTTCATCATCAAATTTAGATGGTGTAAGATTGTCTGTAGATGAGACAGATTTCTCAGAAGTACCAAGCACCTCAGAGTTGAAAGAGATAAGGCTTACTACAGAAAAGGTGAGGAAGAGGGTGAGGTTTGTGGTGCCAGAAACTCCACAAATTGATAGGGATGCAGCGGATGAGTTGCAGGAACTGATGGAAGCAAGGGAGGCAGGAATGGCATTTATATTAGGCCACTCATACGTGAAGGCGAAGAGAGGATCCAGTTTGATAAAGAGGCTAGTGATCAATTTTGGGTATGATTTCTTGAGAAGAAATTTCAGGGGACCAACTTATGCTTTAAGCATACCTCATGCATCTACACTAGAGGTGGGGATGGTCTACCATGTTTAG